One genomic segment of Paenibacillus xylanexedens includes these proteins:
- a CDS encoding DUF1349 domain-containing protein, producing the protein MTNLFEHCSGQTLSANLGWLNEPADWSIEDGKVTITVSPISDFFIDPGGEPVKASAPFLHTIVKGDFSIVAQVQVDMKEQYDSGCLMVRVDDTNWAKVCFEYFEEQPSILSVVTRGNSDDCVSAPVDVNKPYLRVARAGNSFAFHYSQDGEKWKLVRYFGLDCPEEIKVGIVAQSPIGQGTTVTFTNVQLQHGATGSVRRVE; encoded by the coding sequence ATGACGAATCTATTCGAACATTGTTCAGGTCAAACATTATCTGCCAACCTGGGATGGCTGAACGAGCCAGCAGATTGGTCCATTGAAGACGGCAAAGTAACGATAACCGTTTCGCCAATCAGTGACTTTTTCATTGATCCGGGAGGTGAGCCGGTGAAAGCTTCAGCTCCATTTTTACATACGATAGTAAAGGGAGATTTCAGCATCGTCGCTCAAGTACAGGTGGACATGAAAGAACAGTATGACTCGGGTTGCCTGATGGTGAGGGTGGACGATACGAATTGGGCTAAAGTTTGCTTTGAGTATTTTGAAGAACAGCCGTCTATTCTTAGTGTTGTTACTCGTGGTAACTCGGATGATTGTGTATCCGCACCTGTAGACGTTAACAAGCCTTATTTACGTGTAGCCCGGGCAGGCAACAGCTTTGCTTTCCATTATTCTCAAGATGGAGAGAAGTGGAAGCTGGTTCGTTATTTCGGACTCGACTGCCCGGAAGAGATCAAAGTTGGCATTGTGGCCCAATCCCCCATTGGGCAGGGGACAACGGTTACTTTTACAAATGTACAGCTTCAACATGGGGCGACCGGAAGTGTTCGCCGAGTAGAATAA
- a CDS encoding AraC family transcriptional regulator, with the protein MNWINALQVAIQYMEDHLLENMTMEQIAAQAHISPFHFQRTFALLTDVTVAEYIKRRRLTLAAHELLQSDHKIIDLAFKYGYDTPESFSKAFRRQHGIAPSEARKNSKAVQSYNRLVIQVSLKGAEPMKYKIVEHPEFTLVGVKQTFSYADGEHLQGIGKMWQEAWTSGTEDRLFELNNGDIPGLLGVVVDQSEIQEKQMQYWIATTYDGEVPEGLSSFTMPASKWSVFEVEGPMPESMQLLWKRIISEWFPSNPYEHAYMPELEVYPGPNQPPQIWIPIK; encoded by the coding sequence ATGAACTGGATCAACGCATTACAGGTCGCTATTCAATATATGGAAGACCACTTGCTCGAAAATATGACGATGGAGCAGATTGCAGCGCAGGCCCATATCTCTCCTTTTCATTTTCAACGTACCTTTGCCTTATTAACTGATGTTACTGTAGCTGAGTACATAAAACGCAGACGATTGACACTGGCGGCACATGAGCTGCTTCAAAGTGATCACAAAATCATTGATCTGGCGTTTAAATACGGTTACGACACACCGGAATCTTTCTCCAAAGCATTTCGTAGACAACATGGGATCGCACCCAGTGAGGCTCGTAAGAATAGTAAAGCTGTCCAATCGTATAATCGTCTGGTGATTCAAGTGAGTCTTAAAGGAGCAGAGCCGATGAAATATAAAATCGTTGAACATCCCGAATTTACGTTGGTCGGAGTAAAGCAGACTTTCTCATATGCAGATGGAGAACATCTGCAAGGCATCGGGAAGATGTGGCAGGAAGCGTGGACAAGCGGTACAGAGGATCGTTTATTTGAATTGAACAATGGGGATATTCCAGGGTTACTCGGTGTCGTTGTGGATCAGAGTGAAATTCAGGAGAAACAGATGCAATACTGGATTGCTACAACTTACGATGGTGAAGTACCGGAAGGATTATCAAGCTTCACCATGCCTGCTTCCAAATGGAGTGTATTTGAAGTAGAAGGCCCGATGCCGGAAAGTATGCAGCTTCTGTGGAAACGGATTATTTCGGAATGGTTTCCATCCAATCCTTATGAGCACGCATATATGCCGGAACTGGAAGTATACCCGGGGCCCAATCAACCGCCGCAAATCTGGATACCGATTAAATAA
- a CDS encoding TetR/AcrR family transcriptional regulator: MSSKKEILLNVAEELFYLHGFHSIGLKRIITDAGIAIMTLYNHFESKDDLIVQVLLRREQRYLEQLRQYADNKAQPMFLNLAEGHANWLKEHESRGCLFLRAKEEFGGHTDHIIVQTVNAHKRHMRTLIQTLAPVASDRDLLRFSLLLEGSTALAETENVNDVCRELIHMTQTSFK; the protein is encoded by the coding sequence ATGAGCAGCAAAAAAGAAATACTTTTGAACGTGGCTGAAGAATTGTTCTACCTTCACGGCTTCCATTCCATCGGCTTGAAGCGGATTATCACGGATGCCGGGATTGCCATCATGACGTTATATAATCATTTTGAGTCCAAGGATGATCTCATTGTCCAGGTACTCTTGCGACGCGAACAGCGTTATTTAGAACAGCTCAGGCAATATGCAGACAATAAAGCACAACCTATGTTTCTCAATCTGGCTGAAGGACATGCGAACTGGTTGAAGGAACACGAATCAAGAGGTTGCTTATTTTTACGCGCCAAAGAAGAATTCGGAGGTCATACAGACCATATCATCGTGCAGACAGTAAATGCGCATAAAAGACATATGCGAACGTTAATCCAAACATTGGCGCCTGTTGCAAGTGATCGAGATCTATTGCGATTCTCCCTGCTGCTGGAGGGTTCCACGGCACTTGCTGAGACAGAAAATGTAAATGACGTCTGCCGTGAACTGATCCATATGACGCAGACCAGTTTCAAGTAA
- a CDS encoding AraC family transcriptional regulator, with protein sequence MIFKRTADPLPKGRYFRRSLMMILFIACIPGVITGVLLYGWVTVKMEKILQQTHLHQFEQRTVWVGDQLDALELTFSQWAFDPVFDNRLKELDFVFKYKQVHELYRLLLLIQNSNTLIGKVQLYLGEPQAVKMDSERYDFVKDAGEIEKYELLTHQPQATYWSRSMDGMSMMMVNRLPGGSDDALGALTITLDNKQLGNMLQTLSPYNGGTTFLLDEQGKPMLPQDQALGGLQHTVREHLLNLEGNLSSFLMEYEGLTYSVQSGTFRRLGTDWTYVSAVPLNEIVAPIVSVPRIVLLINGSGLLLALILSWVGSLQLYKPFTKLLRIFTVTGAPVDAIAPEVSSSPQLSYAASTRSNGSVQLDEIKHIEQRWIGVNQERESLQQRLEEQLPLARESLLIQLTLGHLLLSSDHEWKQRLAQLGWVLRDERFIILFAHIRPSAVLLYGAKERNRSESQEWISFAATDILNRQLEELPYRAETINYHDMSIALLLAVPPEIQPETPEFREELSRMAQHWIETVQSEWNVRMTVSISKLTSDASHIPQLVRESRAVLRKRQFSSNATIIDMNEEAEQDVNEHGVYPLELEQAIISALRSGEQDSALEQFSIFIGTYAGSEVPEKHVRQALFQLLARIQYTLLQLGEDPVELFGVGMYEEVLQLHDLDELFLWFRERIVHVCVEEFTGKEEKQIQMAVHQMKEHAQQQYAEALSLDELADLHGIHSYTLSRAFKQSFGQNFVDYLTEVRLHRAKELLESTDVKISEIAEQVGYQPSYFNRLFKKSEGTTPSRYREDIHKHTGHNRGNRSV encoded by the coding sequence ATGATATTCAAGCGCACAGCAGACCCATTACCCAAAGGGCGTTATTTCAGGCGCAGCCTGATGATGATTCTGTTTATCGCCTGCATTCCGGGAGTCATTACAGGGGTGCTGCTGTATGGCTGGGTCACCGTCAAAATGGAAAAGATTTTGCAGCAAACCCATCTGCATCAGTTTGAACAACGTACCGTGTGGGTTGGCGATCAATTGGATGCGCTTGAATTGACCTTCTCGCAGTGGGCCTTCGATCCGGTTTTCGATAACCGTCTGAAAGAGCTTGATTTTGTATTCAAGTATAAACAGGTGCATGAACTGTACCGATTGCTGCTGCTGATTCAGAATTCCAATACATTGATCGGTAAAGTTCAATTGTATCTGGGGGAACCCCAGGCCGTGAAGATGGATTCTGAACGATATGATTTTGTTAAAGACGCTGGGGAGATTGAGAAGTATGAACTGCTAACTCACCAGCCCCAGGCCACATATTGGTCCCGCTCCATGGATGGCATGTCCATGATGATGGTAAATCGACTTCCCGGTGGAAGCGACGATGCACTGGGTGCACTAACGATCACGCTGGATAACAAGCAACTGGGTAACATGTTACAGACCTTGTCTCCGTATAATGGAGGGACGACATTCCTGCTGGATGAGCAGGGCAAGCCCATGCTTCCACAAGACCAGGCGCTTGGTGGATTACAGCATACTGTCCGTGAACATCTGTTGAACCTGGAAGGGAATCTGTCTTCATTTCTAATGGAATATGAAGGACTGACCTACTCGGTTCAATCGGGCACCTTCCGCAGATTAGGTACCGATTGGACTTATGTGTCTGCGGTTCCCCTCAATGAAATTGTAGCTCCGATTGTGTCTGTACCCCGAATCGTTCTTCTCATCAACGGATCTGGACTCTTGCTGGCTCTGATCCTGTCGTGGGTCGGTTCGCTCCAGCTCTATAAACCGTTTACGAAATTACTGCGAATATTTACCGTGACTGGAGCACCAGTCGATGCTATAGCGCCAGAAGTGTCATCCTCTCCTCAATTGTCGTACGCAGCTTCTACTCGTTCAAATGGGTCTGTGCAACTGGATGAAATCAAGCATATTGAACAGCGCTGGATTGGTGTTAATCAGGAGAGAGAATCGTTGCAGCAACGGTTGGAAGAGCAACTTCCACTCGCCCGGGAGAGCTTGTTGATTCAGCTCACGTTGGGTCATCTGTTACTGTCATCCGACCATGAATGGAAGCAACGTCTGGCACAGCTGGGTTGGGTTCTTAGGGATGAGCGGTTTATCATCCTGTTTGCTCACATTCGTCCGAGTGCAGTTCTTCTATATGGGGCTAAGGAGCGAAATCGGAGTGAATCTCAGGAGTGGATCAGTTTTGCTGCAACCGATATTCTGAACAGGCAGTTGGAGGAACTTCCTTACCGGGCCGAAACGATCAATTACCATGACATGTCCATTGCGCTGTTGCTCGCTGTCCCTCCAGAGATTCAGCCAGAAACGCCTGAATTCAGAGAAGAATTATCTCGGATGGCCCAACATTGGATTGAAACTGTGCAGTCGGAATGGAACGTTCGCATGACAGTTTCGATCAGTAAACTCACATCAGATGCTTCCCATATCCCACAGCTGGTCAGAGAATCGAGGGCTGTATTGAGGAAAAGACAGTTCTCTTCCAATGCGACCATCATTGATATGAATGAGGAGGCAGAGCAGGATGTGAATGAACATGGAGTATATCCGCTTGAGCTGGAGCAGGCCATCATCTCGGCATTACGTAGTGGTGAACAGGACTCTGCCCTGGAACAGTTCAGCATATTTATTGGCACGTATGCTGGATCTGAAGTGCCGGAGAAGCATGTTCGTCAAGCTTTATTCCAACTGCTGGCACGCATACAATATACCCTTTTGCAATTAGGGGAAGATCCAGTCGAACTGTTTGGGGTAGGGATGTATGAAGAGGTGCTGCAACTGCATGATTTGGATGAACTGTTCCTGTGGTTCAGGGAACGGATTGTGCACGTATGTGTAGAGGAATTCACAGGCAAGGAAGAGAAGCAGATACAGATGGCTGTTCATCAGATGAAGGAACATGCGCAGCAGCAGTATGCAGAAGCATTATCGCTGGATGAATTGGCAGATCTTCACGGGATTCATTCTTACACATTAAGCCGGGCATTCAAGCAGTCATTCGGGCAAAATTTTGTGGACTATTTGACTGAGGTGAGGCTCCATCGGGCCAAAGAGCTGCTTGAATCAACAGATGTCAAGATCAGTGAAATTGCGGAGCAGGTGGGCTATCAGCCCAGTTACTTCAATCGTTTGTTCAAAAAAAGTGAGGGAACGACGCCAAGTCGTTATCGGGAAGACATTCACAAGCATACCGGGCACAATCGGGGTAACCGCTCCGTTTAA
- a CDS encoding MFS transporter produces the protein MKKIIFPGIALIAVCYAFGRFSYGLFMPEISEALQLNDAASGAINSGTYIAYCLSLLTAPLLINRKGHHYVIQLAGISAVLGLTGIALAQNAWVLTFSIFLAGLSTGWASPALGNTVNAELAPDLQARGNSWINTGTSFGIVISGPLYWLFTDYWRLTYILFAVIGVVVLLWNRRVIPATKTLPCTKSLWTCMKPTRPGSALLMACLLTGFSSAIYWTFARNFLTDEKGASDSEAVLFWIVMGVMGILGGCAGRIIERIEIGWSYRIGILLLAISLGVILLPSMTASLISAIMFGSTYIFLTSVFIVWATRLFSPNVSIGISLAFLALGVGQFLGSSMAGYTIEVFSNTTAFLAFAVLGLFGLLIRVK, from the coding sequence ATGAAAAAAATTATCTTTCCAGGCATTGCACTTATCGCTGTATGTTATGCATTCGGGCGATTCAGTTATGGATTGTTTATGCCGGAAATTTCGGAAGCCTTACAATTGAATGATGCAGCCTCTGGCGCGATTAACTCAGGAACGTATATTGCCTACTGTCTGTCCCTTCTAACTGCACCACTGTTGATTAATCGCAAGGGACATCATTATGTCATTCAATTGGCAGGGATCAGCGCAGTGCTCGGATTAACCGGCATTGCCCTGGCTCAGAATGCCTGGGTTCTTACATTTAGTATATTTCTAGCCGGTTTGAGTACAGGCTGGGCCTCTCCAGCCCTCGGTAACACGGTTAATGCCGAGCTTGCTCCCGATCTTCAAGCAAGAGGCAACAGTTGGATTAACACCGGAACCAGCTTCGGGATTGTAATATCGGGTCCACTCTACTGGCTGTTCACGGATTACTGGCGTCTAACCTACATCCTGTTTGCTGTAATCGGTGTTGTGGTTCTTTTGTGGAACAGACGTGTTATTCCGGCAACCAAGACACTGCCTTGTACCAAGTCTCTCTGGACATGTATGAAACCTACCAGACCAGGGTCTGCTCTGCTCATGGCTTGTCTGTTGACAGGTTTCAGTTCTGCAATCTACTGGACCTTTGCCCGGAACTTCCTCACAGACGAGAAAGGGGCCTCCGATTCGGAAGCCGTGTTGTTCTGGATTGTGATGGGGGTTATGGGGATACTCGGTGGATGCGCTGGTCGCATTATTGAACGGATCGAGATTGGGTGGTCCTACCGAATAGGCATACTGTTATTGGCTATTTCGCTCGGGGTTATCCTTCTGCCATCGATGACTGCCAGCCTCATCTCTGCGATCATGTTTGGCAGCACGTATATTTTCCTGACCAGTGTATTTATCGTTTGGGCCACGAGACTATTCAGTCCGAATGTATCCATCGGAATTAGTCTCGCCTTTCTCGCGCTGGGTGTTGGGCAATTCCTTGGCTCATCCATGGCAGGTTACACGATTGAAGTGTTTTCCAATACAACGGCATTTCTGGCCTTTGCTGTACTCGGCCTGTTCGGATTGCTAATTCGGGTGAAATAA
- a CDS encoding formylglycine-generating enzyme family protein has protein sequence MEVKIQSEDKPELTATRDMSVASDNASPLSVDRLPLSALGGDDGYIAGRNDRDRIWIEGGRFLMGTNDPEAFASDGEGPVRETQVDSFYLDECTVTNAQFGQFVRETGYRTEAERFGWSFVFHLFVSSQTAAHVRTVVQSTPWWWVVEGADWSHPEGPDSDANDRADHPVIHVSWNDANAYCDWAGKRLPSEAEWEYAARGGLIQKKYPWGDVLRPDGQHQCNIWQGTFPTQNNAADGYAGTAPSRSFTANGYGLYNMSGNVWEWCADNYVTDHEKSILTEIVASPDEVRKVLKGGSYLCHRSYCNRYRVAARIPNTSDTSTGHIGFRCASDVLSV, from the coding sequence ATGGAAGTGAAAATTCAATCAGAGGACAAGCCCGAATTGACGGCTACCCGTGACATGAGTGTAGCGTCTGACAATGCATCTCCACTTTCCGTTGACCGCCTACCGCTTAGTGCGCTGGGAGGAGATGATGGATACATCGCTGGGCGAAACGACAGGGACCGCATATGGATTGAAGGTGGAAGGTTCCTTATGGGCACCAATGATCCGGAAGCTTTTGCAAGTGATGGGGAAGGGCCAGTCCGGGAAACCCAGGTAGACTCCTTTTATCTGGATGAATGCACGGTGACCAATGCGCAGTTTGGACAGTTTGTGAGGGAGACAGGTTATCGAACGGAGGCCGAGCGATTCGGCTGGTCCTTTGTTTTTCATTTATTCGTTTCTTCGCAAACGGCTGCTCATGTTCGTACTGTGGTGCAGTCAACGCCCTGGTGGTGGGTTGTTGAAGGTGCGGACTGGTCTCATCCCGAAGGACCTGACTCTGATGCAAATGACAGGGCTGACCATCCCGTTATCCATGTCTCCTGGAACGATGCCAATGCGTATTGTGACTGGGCGGGTAAGCGCCTGCCCTCAGAAGCCGAGTGGGAATATGCAGCCCGAGGTGGATTAATCCAGAAGAAATATCCCTGGGGTGACGTTCTGCGGCCGGATGGACAGCACCAGTGCAATATCTGGCAAGGAACCTTTCCAACTCAAAATAATGCCGCAGATGGTTATGCGGGTACAGCTCCATCCCGATCCTTTACTGCGAACGGATATGGATTGTACAACATGTCAGGTAATGTATGGGAATGGTGCGCTGACAACTATGTTACGGATCATGAGAAGTCTATACTTACTGAGATTGTTGCTTCTCCCGATGAAGTTCGCAAGGTGTTAAAAGGCGGTTCCTACCTTTGCCACCGTTCCTATTGCAACCGGTACAGAGTGGCAGCACGGATTCCCAATACGTCGGATACATCCACCGGACATATCGGTTTTAGATGTGCATCCGATGTATTGTCGGTATAG
- a CDS encoding sulfatase family protein yields MSQDKPNIIFLMTDQQRWDCIGTFNEHIHTPNLDKLAAEGITFRDAVCQSPMCAPSRSSMMMGYYPSQLGVRTNYGGLFEEDKLPSEPLPELMHRAGYQTAGFGKTHWNHSESVDEPSTRGFEVRSIGLSRQSGHYEQGATMMGDTHPEALEAYHQETKDFGSGEENVNGYTGLTSQIPMNQHRDGWVAEQALQFLDEGVDPERPLFFYLSFLKPHAGFNVPKTFEDLYRLEDIPDIPQPPWEDEMHTHLAASDELNSNSRQSYLDKKKVWDQRSSEERRWTTLRYWANCSWLDHYFGLALEKLENLGRLENALIVFVSDHGEMLGERQFRFTKYNLYDSSVRVPLILSGTHIKEQKRGTIDQGPAELVDLVPTLTRAAGLQANPMLPGVDLLGDLRHRGTFCEFHGKGVTAPHSAPAYMWRTAEWKLILYLEGSVAESASRVHETKGELYHLTVDPHEWTNLYDEEQHAVIREQLKTELLMHLAVSWAKGPFFYDRGGTKPLER; encoded by the coding sequence GTGTCACAGGACAAGCCAAATATTATTTTTCTCATGACAGATCAGCAACGATGGGACTGTATTGGAACGTTCAATGAACATATTCATACACCGAATCTCGATAAACTTGCAGCCGAGGGAATCACTTTCCGCGATGCAGTTTGCCAATCGCCAATGTGTGCGCCAAGTCGAAGCTCCATGATGATGGGGTATTATCCGTCACAGCTTGGGGTTCGAACGAATTATGGCGGATTGTTTGAGGAAGACAAGTTGCCCTCCGAACCTTTGCCGGAGTTGATGCACCGCGCAGGGTATCAGACAGCCGGATTCGGGAAAACGCATTGGAACCATAGCGAGAGCGTAGATGAGCCTTCCACGCGAGGGTTTGAAGTAAGATCCATCGGACTTTCCCGTCAAAGTGGTCATTATGAACAGGGAGCGACAATGATGGGTGACACCCATCCCGAAGCACTGGAAGCCTACCATCAGGAGACCAAGGATTTTGGTAGCGGTGAGGAAAATGTCAATGGTTATACAGGGCTTACGAGTCAGATTCCGATGAATCAGCACAGGGATGGCTGGGTAGCCGAACAGGCGCTGCAATTTTTGGATGAAGGGGTAGACCCGGAGCGGCCGTTATTTTTTTATCTGTCTTTCCTGAAGCCTCATGCCGGGTTCAATGTACCGAAAACATTCGAAGACTTGTATAGGCTGGAAGATATCCCGGATATCCCGCAACCGCCTTGGGAGGATGAAATGCACACTCACCTGGCAGCTTCCGATGAATTGAATTCGAATAGTCGACAGTCGTATCTCGACAAGAAGAAGGTATGGGACCAGCGCAGTTCGGAGGAGCGAAGGTGGACTACGTTAAGGTACTGGGCGAATTGCTCCTGGCTCGATCATTACTTTGGACTCGCTTTGGAGAAGTTGGAGAACCTGGGAAGGCTGGAGAACGCGCTGATTGTATTTGTCTCGGATCATGGAGAGATGCTGGGGGAACGACAGTTTCGCTTCACCAAATATAATCTGTATGACAGCAGCGTGAGGGTGCCGCTTATCTTGTCTGGTACCCACATTAAGGAGCAGAAGCGCGGAACGATCGACCAGGGGCCTGCGGAGTTGGTGGATCTGGTGCCCACTTTGACGCGTGCAGCCGGACTTCAAGCGAATCCGATGCTGCCTGGTGTCGATCTGCTGGGCGATCTCCGGCATCGCGGAACGTTCTGTGAATTCCATGGGAAGGGAGTAACGGCACCTCATTCGGCTCCGGCCTATATGTGGCGAACTGCGGAGTGGAAGCTCATTCTGTACCTGGAAGGTTCTGTCGCAGAGTCTGCATCCAGAGTGCATGAAACGAAGGGGGAATTGTATCACCTGACGGTTGACCCTCATGAGTGGACGAACCTGTATGATGAGGAGCAGCATGCTGTAATTCGGGAGCAACTAAAGACCGAACTGCTGATGCATCTGGCTGTCAGTTGGGCGAAAGGCCCCTTTTTCTATGATCGTGGAGGAACCAAGCCGTTAGAGCGGTAG